A region of Plantactinospora sp. BC1 DNA encodes the following proteins:
- a CDS encoding MFS transporter: protein MTVTSTRGRAGRREWLSLVVLTLAVVLLAVDGTVLVLAIPALTADLMPTSTQVLWTGDIYSFMLAGLLVTMGNLADRIGRKRLLLIGSVGFGLASMAAAFAPNAEMLILARALLGLFGATIMPSTLSILRNMFENPRQRASAIAVWAAGATGGAAVGPLVGGVLLENFWWGSVFLINVPVMLLVVVCGIALLPESKSPLGKSLDVASAALSVVMIVAIVYAIKHAASAGLDLSVAVTTVVGLAAGALFVRRQRRLEHPLVDISLFRVPAFAGAVAAETIAVFAFVGLLFFFSQYLQLVRGLGPLQAGLVELPATIAAMLVIAIAATVLARLGRGRAIAVSMIASASGLALLAAAENALDYWLLCIALAICGLGAGLSMTLSTDAVVGAVPKERAGAASSVSETAYELGVALGIAVLGSLHNALYRANLDLPTGLPGDVHSAFQDSVATGAAIAAQTGDELASLVNAAQHAFTESMQITSLIAAALLLVASAVAWRVIPSTKEVDLPHDRHH from the coding sequence ATGACCGTAACTTCCACCCGAGGGCGCGCCGGTCGGCGTGAATGGCTGTCCCTGGTCGTTCTCACGCTCGCCGTCGTGCTGCTGGCGGTCGACGGCACAGTGCTCGTGCTGGCGATCCCGGCGCTGACCGCTGACCTGATGCCCACCTCGACCCAGGTGCTGTGGACCGGCGACATCTACTCGTTCATGCTTGCCGGGCTGCTGGTGACGATGGGCAACCTTGCCGATCGGATCGGGCGCAAGAGGCTGCTGCTGATCGGCTCGGTCGGGTTCGGGCTGGCCTCGATGGCCGCCGCGTTCGCGCCGAATGCGGAGATGCTGATCCTCGCGCGAGCGCTGCTCGGCCTGTTCGGGGCGACGATCATGCCGTCGACCCTGTCGATCCTGCGCAACATGTTCGAGAACCCGCGGCAGCGGGCGAGCGCGATTGCGGTGTGGGCGGCCGGCGCGACCGGCGGCGCCGCCGTGGGCCCGCTCGTGGGTGGGGTGCTGCTGGAGAACTTCTGGTGGGGCTCGGTGTTCTTGATCAACGTGCCGGTGATGCTGCTCGTCGTGGTATGCGGGATCGCGCTGCTGCCCGAGTCGAAGAGCCCGCTGGGTAAGAGCCTCGACGTGGCCTCGGCAGCGCTTTCAGTGGTGATGATCGTGGCGATCGTGTACGCGATCAAGCATGCTGCCAGCGCCGGTCTCGACCTGTCCGTCGCCGTCACGACGGTGGTCGGCCTCGCGGCGGGTGCATTGTTCGTGCGCCGGCAACGCCGGCTCGAGCACCCGCTGGTGGACATCTCCCTGTTCCGGGTCCCCGCATTCGCCGGGGCGGTCGCGGCGGAGACGATCGCGGTCTTCGCCTTCGTCGGGCTGCTGTTCTTCTTCTCGCAATACCTGCAACTCGTGCGAGGCCTCGGCCCGTTGCAGGCCGGCCTGGTAGAGCTACCCGCCACCATCGCGGCGATGCTCGTCATCGCGATCGCGGCCACCGTGCTCGCCCGGCTGGGTCGCGGACGCGCGATCGCGGTATCGATGATCGCTTCGGCGTCCGGGCTTGCGCTGCTGGCTGCCGCCGAGAATGCGCTGGACTACTGGCTGCTGTGCATCGCATTGGCCATCTGCGGTCTCGGCGCGGGCCTGAGCATGACGTTGTCCACCGACGCCGTTGTTGGCGCTGTACCCAAGGAACGGGCGGGAGCTGCGTCGTCGGTGTCCGAGACCGCCTACGAACTCGGAGTCGCCCTCGGCATCGCCGTGCTCGGATCGCTGCACAACGCGCTGTACCGAGCCAACCTCGATCTGCCAACCGGACTACCGGGAGACGTCCACAGCGCCTTCCAGGACTCCGTCGCCACCGGCGCCGCAATCGCGGCACAGACCGGCGACGAGCTGGCTTCCCTCGTGAACGCCGCGCAACACGCCTTCACCGAGAGCATGCAGATCACCTCGCTGATCGCCGCGGCGCTCCTGCTGGTGGCGTCCGCCGTCGCGTGGCGCGTTATCCCCTCGACCAAGGAAGTGGACCTCCCGCATGACCGACACCACTAA
- a CDS encoding TetR/AcrR family transcriptional regulator, with the protein MTDTTKRPATRDRERTRQAVLTATGQLLQERGMRFSIADVAAAADISKGGVLYHFPNREALLAAVVEHAIARFRSEVMDHTDIAENRAGKLLRGYVRALCGGSEEAIRTFAPFTHWAGIEEIPEIAELLRADAEWWRTALLRDGLSASRTHTVRFAAEGVAAAIASDVSYITDDELALTRAALLELAEPAPDGSDR; encoded by the coding sequence ATGACCGACACCACTAAACGACCCGCCACCCGCGACCGCGAACGCACCCGCCAGGCCGTCCTCACCGCAACCGGACAGCTGCTGCAGGAGCGCGGCATGCGGTTCAGCATCGCCGACGTCGCCGCCGCCGCCGACATCTCCAAAGGCGGGGTCCTCTACCACTTCCCCAACCGGGAGGCACTGCTGGCCGCCGTGGTCGAGCACGCCATCGCCCGCTTCCGCAGCGAGGTCATGGACCACACCGATATCGCCGAGAACCGTGCCGGGAAGCTGCTGCGCGGCTACGTCCGCGCACTCTGCGGTGGCAGCGAAGAAGCCATCCGAACCTTCGCCCCCTTCACCCACTGGGCCGGCATCGAGGAAATCCCCGAGATCGCCGAACTGCTGCGCGCCGACGCCGAATGGTGGCGCACCGCCCTGCTCAGAGACGGGCTATCTGCCAGCCGGACCCACACCGTCCGCTTCGCCGCCGAAGGCGTCGCCGCCGCCATCGCGTCAGACGTCTCCTACATCACCGACGACGAACTCGCCTTGACCCGCGCCGCGCTGCTCGAACTGGCCGAACCAGCGCCCGACGGATCTGATCGCTGA
- a CDS encoding FAD-dependent oxidoreductase, with amino-acid sequence MDSANTRSVDVVVVGAGLAGLTAADQLARAGHDVVVIEGRDRVGGRIRRTEVAGVPVDAGATWVAPGHTAVRDLASRFGCEFVPQFHQGKGIISFGGRRRLESITALAPWVMLDLWRITSKLQKMVDDLPVSSPWEHPHAARLDSMSFGEWLTATYALKNTRKFMNIFSLVHWGAPVGDVSLFNVLRYIKNLGGIEHMLAVEGGDQQDRMLGTASTLVEKLADTLGARVLVGAPAERITTDGERVTVETSKHIIEARYVIVTATPAHRSTIEFTPALPQHHYGLSRSWRLGALSKAFVAYNRPFWRDGSLSGTAMSDDETVFLTFDVSPHADGPGILMVFCDARGFDAYDRRERCRRVVNHLIHLYGEPARDTIDYTDFSWGNDTFAPGGPNPAVAPKAWTTFGHLLREPVGLVHWAGTETADDTSGSMNGAILSGQRAATEVATRLHTGR; translated from the coding sequence ATGGACAGTGCCAACACCCGATCCGTTGATGTCGTCGTCGTCGGTGCCGGGCTCGCCGGGCTGACGGCGGCAGATCAACTCGCCCGCGCGGGCCATGACGTCGTCGTCATCGAAGGACGCGACCGCGTTGGCGGAAGGATCCGCAGGACCGAGGTTGCGGGCGTCCCCGTCGATGCCGGCGCGACCTGGGTGGCGCCGGGCCACACCGCCGTCCGCGATCTCGCAAGCCGCTTCGGCTGCGAGTTCGTGCCCCAGTTCCACCAAGGGAAGGGCATCATTTCCTTCGGTGGCAGGCGCAGGCTCGAAAGCATCACCGCCCTGGCACCCTGGGTGATGCTCGACCTCTGGCGAATCACCAGCAAGCTGCAGAAAATGGTCGACGACCTTCCCGTCTCCTCCCCCTGGGAACACCCCCACGCCGCACGCCTCGACTCCATGTCGTTCGGGGAATGGCTGACGGCAACCTACGCATTGAAGAACACCCGGAAGTTCATGAACATCTTCAGCCTGGTGCACTGGGGCGCCCCCGTCGGCGACGTGTCCCTGTTCAACGTGCTGCGATACATCAAGAACCTCGGCGGCATCGAGCACATGCTCGCCGTCGAAGGCGGTGACCAGCAAGACCGGATGTTGGGCACCGCCTCAACGCTCGTCGAGAAGCTCGCCGACACGCTAGGCGCCCGTGTGCTGGTAGGCGCCCCCGCCGAACGCATCACCACCGACGGTGAACGCGTCACGGTCGAGACCAGCAAGCACATCATCGAAGCCCGGTACGTCATCGTCACGGCGACGCCGGCCCACCGCTCGACGATCGAGTTCACACCGGCACTCCCGCAGCACCACTACGGCCTCTCCCGCAGCTGGCGGCTGGGAGCGCTCAGCAAGGCCTTCGTCGCCTACAACCGCCCCTTCTGGCGAGACGGCAGCCTCTCAGGAACAGCGATGTCCGACGACGAAACCGTCTTCCTCACCTTCGATGTCAGCCCGCACGCCGACGGCCCCGGCATCCTCATGGTGTTCTGTGACGCCCGCGGCTTCGACGCCTACGACCGGCGCGAGCGCTGCCGCCGCGTCGTCAACCACCTCATCCACCTCTACGGCGAGCCCGCACGCGACACCATCGACTACACCGACTTCTCCTGGGGCAACGACACATTCGCACCCGGAGGACCGAACCCGGCAGTCGCACCGAAGGCGTGGACCACCTTCGGACACCTGCTGCGGGAACCGGTCGGACTCGTGCACTGGGCCGGTACCGAGACAGCCGACGACACCTCCGGCAGCATGAACGGCGCCATCCTGTCCGGCCAGCGCGCAGCAACCGAGGTAGCCACCCGCCTACACACCGGGCGGTGA
- a CDS encoding helix-turn-helix domain-containing protein, with protein sequence MAITPDQLDIARARQARGESVTAIAAHLGVGRSTLYRALQPDGEPPSDVGAAPHLAIGQRQAQAQARR encoded by the coding sequence ATCGCCATTACGCCCGACCAACTCGACATCGCCCGAGCCCGGCAGGCACGAGGCGAGTCCGTGACAGCGATTGCCGCACATCTGGGTGTGGGACGGTCCACTCTCTACCGGGCGCTGCAACCGGACGGCGAGCCGCCATCCGATGTTGGCGCGGCACCACACCTCGCCATCGGCCAACGGCAAGCACAGGCACAGGCACGACGCTGA